Proteins encoded in a region of the Bacillus methanolicus genome:
- the mreC gene encoding rod shape-determining protein MreC, translated as MPQFFLNKRLIVLLVSIIILVALIGFSLRDRKQLTWPEQLIKDTTGWVQSLVSRPAQSIAGFIENLQDLQNTYNENKELKARLDDLARLEAEVHELKKENEELKDILEKKDSLRDYDPAQATVIARNPDRWHELLIINKGETDGIEADMAVITSQGLIGKVKSVSKFTSTVQLLSAMDPKNRVSAVVQGEKNFYGFIVGYDEKKKLLLLKEIPYDAKIKKGQNVITSGLGGVFPKLLQIGKVVDVVPDQYGLTQTAYVKPSANLYDISHVMVVKRKMTKPDVSDIDDNEEEEEL; from the coding sequence ATGCCACAGTTCTTCCTGAATAAAAGACTGATTGTGTTACTTGTCAGCATCATTATTCTAGTGGCATTGATTGGGTTTTCTTTAAGGGATCGGAAACAACTCACCTGGCCGGAACAGCTGATCAAAGATACAACCGGCTGGGTTCAATCCCTTGTTTCAAGGCCAGCACAATCTATTGCCGGTTTCATCGAAAACTTGCAGGACTTGCAAAATACATATAATGAAAACAAAGAGTTGAAAGCACGTCTTGATGATCTGGCCCGTCTGGAAGCAGAAGTACATGAGTTAAAGAAAGAGAATGAAGAGTTGAAAGATATTCTTGAAAAAAAAGACTCTTTACGGGATTATGATCCTGCCCAGGCGACTGTTATTGCAAGGAACCCTGATCGCTGGCATGAACTGTTGATTATAAATAAAGGTGAAACAGATGGAATTGAAGCCGATATGGCTGTTATAACATCCCAAGGGCTGATTGGAAAAGTAAAAAGTGTAAGTAAGTTCACATCGACTGTTCAACTGCTAAGCGCAATGGATCCTAAAAATCGGGTTTCAGCGGTTGTTCAAGGTGAAAAAAATTTTTACGGCTTTATTGTAGGGTATGACGAGAAGAAAAAATTATTACTGCTTAAAGAAATCCCTTATGATGCGAAAATAAAGAAAGGCCAAAATGTGATTACTTCCGGTTTGGGCGGCGTTTTTCCAAAATTGCTGCAAATTGGAAAAGTAGTGGATGTCGTTCCCGACCAATACGGCTTAACACAAACGGCCTATGTAAAACCGTCAGCTAATCTTTACGATATTAGCCATGTGATGGTTGTAAAAAGAAAGATGACAAAGCCAGATGTAAGTGATATTGATGATAATGAAGAGGAGGAGGAACTGTGA
- a CDS encoding rod shape-determining protein, which produces MFGIGTRDLGIDLGTANTLVYIKGKGIVVREPSVVAIQTDTKQIVAVGNDAKNMIGRTPGNVVALRPMKDGVIADFETTATMMKYYIKQALKNKGWFAGKPYVMICVPSGITAVEERAVIDATRQAGARDAFTIEEPFAAAIGANLPVWEPTGSMVVDIGGGTTEVAIISLGGIVTSQSIRVAGDEMDEAIINYIRKNYNLMIGERTAETIKVEIGSAGDPVGIENMEIRGRDLLTGLPKTIEITAEEIASALHDTVYAIVDAVKVTLEKTPPELAADIMDRGIVLTGGGALLSNLDKVISEETKMPVLIAENPLDCVAIGTGKALDHIDLFKNKAKESR; this is translated from the coding sequence ATGTTTGGAATTGGAACAAGAGATCTTGGAATTGATTTAGGTACAGCGAATACCCTAGTGTACATAAAAGGGAAAGGAATTGTTGTCAGAGAACCTTCCGTTGTTGCAATACAAACGGACACAAAGCAAATTGTTGCGGTCGGAAATGATGCGAAAAACATGATCGGCAGGACACCGGGCAATGTCGTGGCTCTCCGGCCGATGAAGGACGGCGTAATTGCTGACTTTGAGACCACTGCGACAATGATGAAATATTATATTAAACAAGCACTGAAAAACAAGGGCTGGTTTGCGGGAAAGCCATATGTCATGATTTGTGTTCCATCCGGAATTACTGCTGTTGAAGAACGTGCCGTTATCGATGCAACCCGCCAGGCAGGGGCGCGTGATGCATTTACTATTGAAGAGCCATTTGCGGCGGCAATTGGCGCCAATCTGCCTGTCTGGGAACCTACCGGGAGCATGGTTGTTGATATTGGCGGCGGAACGACAGAAGTGGCGATCATCTCTTTAGGAGGAATTGTTACAAGCCAATCCATCCGCGTTGCCGGTGACGAAATGGATGAAGCGATCATTAACTATATCCGTAAAAATTACAACCTAATGATTGGTGAGCGTACTGCAGAAACGATTAAAGTAGAAATTGGCTCTGCCGGCGATCCGGTTGGAATTGAAAACATGGAAATCCGCGGCCGTGACTTGTTGACAGGGCTGCCAAAAACGATTGAAATTACTGCTGAAGAAATTGCAAGTGCTTTGCATGATACGGTTTATGCAATAGTTGATGCTGTAAAAGTAACGCTGGAAAAAACACCGCCGGAATTAGCAGCGGATATTATGGACCGAGGAATTGTGCTTACAGGCGGCGGGGCTTTGCTCAGCAATTTGGACAAGGTGATCAGCGAGGAAACGAAAATGCCTGTCTTAATTGCAGAAAATCCGCTCGATTGTGTGGCAATTGGAACAGGAAAGGCGCTTGACCATATCGATTTATTTAAGAACAAAGCGAAGGAATCTCGCTAA
- the radC gene encoding RadC family protein: MIRDFPEDERPRERFIQSGPESLSNHELLAILLRTGTKQESVLQLANRLLTHFEGLRLLKDATLEEITAIKGIGKAKGIQVLAAVEMGRRIANLCYDDRYVIRSPEDGAKYLMNDMRFLSQEHFVCLYLNTKNQVLHKQTIFIGSLNASIVHPREVFKEAFRRSAASIICAHNHPSGDPTPSREDIEVTKRLAECGKIIGIDLLDHLVIGENKYVSLKEKGYL; the protein is encoded by the coding sequence ATGATTCGGGATTTTCCTGAGGACGAACGGCCGAGGGAGCGCTTCATCCAGAGCGGTCCGGAAAGTTTATCCAATCATGAATTATTGGCGATTTTATTAAGGACCGGTACGAAGCAGGAATCGGTATTACAGTTAGCAAACCGGCTGTTAACTCATTTTGAGGGGTTAAGGCTCCTTAAAGATGCGACACTGGAAGAAATCACGGCAATTAAGGGAATTGGAAAAGCGAAAGGAATTCAAGTTTTGGCTGCTGTTGAAATGGGACGGAGAATTGCAAACCTTTGTTATGATGATCGTTATGTGATCCGTTCTCCGGAAGACGGGGCAAAATATTTAATGAATGATATGAGGTTTTTGTCACAGGAACATTTCGTTTGCCTTTATTTAAACACGAAAAATCAGGTGCTTCATAAACAAACGATTTTTATTGGGAGTTTGAATGCATCTATCGTCCATCCGCGGGAAGTATTTAAAGAGGCGTTCCGCAGGTCTGCTGCATCAATCATTTGCGCTCATAACCATCCTTCGGGAGACCCTACACCAAGCAGAGAGGATATTGAGGTCACAAAACGGCTTGCCGAGTGCGGGAAAATCATTGGAATTGACCTCCTCGATCATTTAGTAATCGGAGAAAATAAATATGTGAGTTTAAAGGAAAAAGGTTATTTATGA
- a CDS encoding Maf family protein, which translates to MQRLILASSSPRRKELLENLHLNFEISSSKVDESYEPRMKPEEIVMELAFRKASFVAERNPSSFVIGSDTIVVVDGQVLGKPQTKEEAYGMLKLLSGRTHSVFTGVAIVSPEKIATFFEKTDVTFWELTDEEIKAYISTGEPFDKAGAYGIQGFGSMLVKQISGDYFNVVGLPVSRTVRELRKAGYSLPY; encoded by the coding sequence ATGCAACGCCTCATTTTAGCCTCATCTTCTCCACGGCGAAAAGAACTTCTTGAAAATCTTCACTTAAATTTTGAAATCTCCAGCAGCAAAGTTGATGAAAGCTATGAACCAAGAATGAAACCGGAAGAGATTGTAATGGAATTGGCGTTTCGAAAGGCAAGCTTTGTTGCCGAAAGAAACCCATCTTCATTTGTTATTGGCTCCGATACGATTGTTGTTGTCGACGGACAGGTGCTTGGAAAACCGCAAACAAAGGAAGAAGCTTACGGAATGCTGAAATTATTGTCTGGCAGAACTCATTCTGTTTTTACAGGGGTGGCCATCGTCTCGCCTGAAAAAATCGCAACTTTTTTTGAAAAAACAGATGTGACATTTTGGGAGCTGACCGATGAGGAAATCAAAGCTTATATCAGCACAGGGGAACCGTTTGATAAGGCGGGAGCCTATGGAATTCAAGGCTTTGGAAGCATGCTCGTCAAACAAATCAGCGGAGATTATTTCAATGTAGTCGGCCTGCCGGTGTCAAGAACGGTTCGAGAACTTCGGAAGGCAGGATATTCGTTGCCTTATTAA